One stretch of bacterium DNA includes these proteins:
- a CDS encoding glycosyltransferase family 39 protein has product MIAAPRVRSEGRPIIFLIAAILLSVHVIWQMWLVLAAPYPAHYDYDEGVYAATAAAAAAGHRLYAPVFLSQPPLLIGVLAHTFGLFGRSLASARAVIVGFSVLWLASLAAIAARGSRSRAALWAVAIAGSAPALMAASHTVQMEGPSEALAALAVALGLAAGGDRGVDRAVGRGETLRWGMAGVAAGLAVMTKFTAATCLIPLAAALVAAGPAVLKRITVRAAALAAGGALAAGATIVWIGSPPAEIWRQTVAFHRAVAGVNAVDPGRTLLLLLAFAAANWLLVVLGLAGLVYGAGVWRAGAAPQRAVAAWLAADLAAVFLWRPVWPHHLVVLVTPLAVLAAAAVEGGRREPPHVRTAVAGILLIAWLAALTATAAASAPETSAPLHAAVRQTARSVPAGAWVLSDDPIVPFLAGRDVPPALCDTSEMRIRARWLTAGTLTAALADPRVRGVVLWRGTFRASFPRFVDEALKDFPRRWTAGGGRQILTR; this is encoded by the coding sequence ATGATAGCCGCGCCGCGCGTTCGATCCGAAGGCCGCCCAATCATATTCCTCATCGCGGCGATCCTGCTGAGCGTCCACGTCATCTGGCAGATGTGGCTTGTGCTGGCGGCCCCCTACCCTGCGCACTATGATTACGACGAAGGCGTGTACGCGGCGACGGCCGCGGCGGCGGCGGCCGGTCATCGGCTCTACGCGCCGGTATTCCTCAGCCAGCCGCCGTTGCTTATTGGTGTCCTCGCGCACACGTTCGGGCTATTCGGGCGGTCCCTCGCCTCGGCGCGAGCCGTCATTGTAGGCTTCTCGGTGCTGTGGCTGGCGAGCCTCGCTGCGATCGCGGCGCGCGGAAGCCGGTCACGCGCCGCTCTGTGGGCGGTCGCTATCGCGGGGTCTGCGCCTGCGCTCATGGCGGCCTCGCACACGGTCCAGATGGAGGGTCCCTCCGAAGCGCTCGCGGCGCTGGCCGTCGCGCTCGGCCTCGCCGCCGGGGGGGACCGCGGCGTGGACCGCGCTGTAGGTCGCGGCGAAACGCTGCGGTGGGGCATGGCCGGCGTCGCCGCGGGGCTGGCCGTCATGACGAAATTCACAGCCGCGACCTGCCTCATCCCCCTCGCCGCCGCTCTCGTGGCCGCCGGGCCCGCCGTCCTCAAGAGAATCACAGTGCGCGCCGCGGCGCTTGCGGCCGGGGGCGCGCTCGCAGCCGGTGCCACCATCGTGTGGATCGGGAGCCCGCCCGCGGAGATCTGGCGGCAGACCGTGGCGTTTCACCGCGCGGTCGCGGGCGTCAACGCCGTCGACCCCGGCCGTACTCTCTTGCTCCTTCTCGCCTTCGCCGCGGCCAACTGGCTCCTCGTCGTGCTGGGGCTCGCCGGCCTCGTATACGGCGCCGGCGTGTGGCGGGCCGGAGCCGCGCCGCAGCGCGCCGTGGCCGCCTGGCTCGCCGCCGACCTCGCGGCCGTCTTCCTCTGGAGGCCGGTGTGGCCTCACCATCTCGTCGTCCTCGTCACGCCGCTCGCCGTTCTGGCCGCGGCCGCGGTAGAGGGCGGCCGGCGGGAGCCGCCGCACGTGCGCACCGCCGTCGCCGGCATCTTGCTCATCGCCTGGCTCGCCGCGCTGACGGCCACCGCCGCGGCCTCAGCTCCCGAGACGTCCGCGCCGCTTCACGCCGCGGTGCGACAGACCGCGCGGAGTGTACCGGCCGGCGCCTGGGTCCTGTCGGACGACCCCATCGTGCCGTTTCTGGCCGGCCGTGACGTCCCTCCCGCGCTGTGTGACACCTCCGAGATGCGAATACGCGCCCGGTGGTTGACCGCGGGCACCCTCACCGCGGCGCTGGCGGATCCGCGGGTGCGCGGCGTCGTGTTGTGGCGCGGCACGTTCCGCGCGTCGTTTCCGCGGTTCGTGGACGAAGCGCTGAAGGATTTTCCACGGCGCTGGACCGCGGGCGGCGGCCGGCAGATCCTCACGCGCTGA
- a CDS encoding Nramp family divalent metal transporter produces the protein MATNARARRLHHRRSWRQFFRVMGPGIVSGAADNDPAGVITYIQIGATTGFSLLWLMLLSTPILYYLEDMSARLGIVGKHGIGRVLCRRYGTAVAFVIVIPTLVSNVITIGADLSGTAVAVQLLTGVRWVWWVIPIAALLGVLLVGASYKVVSRVLLILTPLFLLYIAAGFIVHPRWVDVLRATFVPHIQFSPTYLAAALALLGATLTPYMFFWQTTEEVEGHERVADLADERVDVAAGMLYANLVFYFIILVAAVVIPRGAAGIGTVLEATKTLRPVAGPLATVLFAIGFLVSGIMAIPVMVACSAYTLAELLGWAEGLSKKVWQARGFYVLLSGALVVGVLIALAGISPVALMFWSSVVNGLLLAPLFLVLLMLCNDPQVVRGHRNGPLANVVGGGAVLLTLGLGVLTVLQLLSAH, from the coding sequence GTGGCCACCAACGCGCGCGCCCGGCGGCTGCACCACCGCCGATCGTGGCGACAGTTTTTCCGCGTCATGGGTCCCGGCATCGTGTCCGGCGCTGCCGACAACGATCCGGCCGGCGTCATCACCTACATTCAGATCGGCGCCACGACCGGGTTCAGCCTGTTATGGCTCATGCTGCTCTCGACGCCCATCCTCTACTACCTTGAAGATATGTCGGCGCGGCTCGGCATCGTGGGCAAGCACGGGATCGGCCGGGTTCTCTGCCGCCGCTACGGAACCGCGGTGGCGTTTGTCATCGTGATCCCGACGCTGGTGTCGAACGTCATCACGATCGGCGCCGATCTGTCCGGTACCGCGGTCGCGGTGCAGCTGCTGACCGGGGTCCGGTGGGTCTGGTGGGTCATTCCGATCGCGGCGCTGCTTGGAGTGCTGCTCGTGGGCGCCAGCTACAAAGTCGTCAGCCGCGTGCTCCTCATCCTCACCCCGCTCTTTCTGCTCTACATCGCAGCCGGCTTCATCGTCCATCCGCGGTGGGTGGATGTTCTGCGGGCCACCTTTGTACCGCACATTCAGTTCTCGCCAACCTATCTGGCCGCGGCGCTCGCGCTTCTCGGTGCAACGCTGACACCCTACATGTTCTTCTGGCAGACGACGGAGGAGGTCGAGGGACACGAGCGTGTCGCCGACCTAGCGGACGAGCGCGTCGATGTGGCGGCCGGGATGCTCTACGCGAACCTTGTCTTCTACTTCATCATCCTTGTCGCCGCGGTCGTCATTCCACGCGGCGCCGCGGGGATCGGCACCGTGCTCGAGGCCACCAAGACGCTTCGGCCGGTCGCCGGGCCCCTTGCGACCGTCCTCTTCGCAATCGGCTTCCTCGTCAGCGGGATCATGGCCATCCCGGTGATGGTCGCGTGTTCGGCGTACACGCTGGCGGAGCTGCTGGGGTGGGCCGAGGGACTGAGCAAGAAGGTGTGGCAGGCCCGTGGGTTCTACGTGCTGCTGAGCGGCGCCCTGGTGGTGGGGGTCCTCATCGCGCTGGCCGGAATTTCACCGGTCGCATTGATGTTTTGGTCGAGCGTCGTGAACGGTCTGCTGCTTGCCCCGTTGTTCCTGGTGCTGCTCATGCTCTGCAACGACCCCCAAGTTGTCCGCGGGCACCGTAACGGACCGCTGGCCAACGTGGTGGGCGGCGGCGCGGTGCTGTTGACGCTTGGCCTCGGCGTCCTGACGGTCCTGCAGCTCCTCAGCGCGCACTAG
- a CDS encoding acyl-CoA dehydrogenase family protein, with the protein MSQPGRRLDYFGIEELLTEDERLTRDTIGRLVDKEVIPRIGRAWLAGEFPRDLIASLGALRVYGANLPQEYGCAGVSNVAYGLMMQELERGDSGVRSFASVQGALVMYPIYEFGSEEQRRRWLPAMAAGEKLGCFGLTEPSAGSDPAAMQTRARRRADGWTLTGTKMWITNGSLADVALIWAKGDDGVIRGFLADPRAKGFGVHDIHTKASMRASVTSELVLDEVFVPDADALPRATGLGAALRCLTQARYGIAWGAIGAAVACYEEALAYAKGRVAFGRPIAATQLMQERLVDMLTEITKAQLLAYHMGRLKDAGTLGYTQVSLAKRNNVRAALNIARAARGILGGYGITLEYHAMRHAANLETVDTYEGTYDVHTLILGRDITGFDAFGAPAGGREAAGGPAPDGAGGSGAPQPQATQARR; encoded by the coding sequence ATGTCACAGCCCGGCCGCCGGCTCGATTATTTCGGCATCGAAGAACTGCTCACGGAAGACGAGCGGCTCACCCGCGATACGATCGGCCGTTTGGTGGACAAGGAGGTGATCCCGCGCATCGGCCGCGCCTGGCTGGCCGGCGAGTTTCCCCGCGATCTCATCGCGTCGCTCGGCGCGCTGCGCGTCTACGGCGCCAATCTCCCGCAAGAGTACGGCTGCGCCGGCGTGAGCAACGTCGCCTACGGGTTGATGATGCAGGAGCTCGAGCGCGGCGACAGCGGGGTGCGGTCGTTCGCCTCCGTGCAGGGCGCGCTCGTCATGTACCCGATCTACGAGTTCGGCAGCGAGGAGCAGCGCCGGCGATGGCTGCCCGCGATGGCCGCCGGCGAGAAGCTGGGCTGCTTCGGATTGACGGAGCCGTCGGCCGGCAGCGATCCCGCGGCGATGCAGACGCGGGCGCGGCGCCGCGCGGACGGCTGGACGCTCACGGGCACGAAGATGTGGATCACGAACGGATCGCTCGCCGACGTCGCGCTCATTTGGGCCAAGGGCGACGACGGGGTCATCCGTGGATTCCTCGCCGATCCGCGCGCGAAGGGTTTCGGCGTGCACGACATCCACACGAAGGCGTCGATGCGGGCGTCGGTGACGAGCGAGCTCGTGCTGGACGAAGTTTTCGTCCCCGACGCCGACGCGCTGCCGCGCGCGACGGGGCTCGGCGCCGCGCTGCGCTGCCTCACCCAGGCCCGGTACGGCATCGCCTGGGGCGCGATCGGCGCCGCGGTGGCCTGCTACGAAGAGGCGCTCGCCTACGCGAAGGGGCGCGTGGCGTTCGGGAGGCCGATCGCCGCCACTCAGCTTATGCAGGAACGGCTCGTCGACATGCTGACCGAGATCACGAAGGCGCAGCTGCTCGCGTACCATATGGGCCGGCTCAAGGACGCCGGCACGCTCGGGTACACGCAGGTCAGCCTCGCGAAGCGCAACAACGTCCGGGCCGCGCTCAACATCGCGCGCGCCGCCCGCGGCATCCTCGGCGGATACGGCATCACGCTCGAATATCACGCGATGCGCCATGCCGCGAACCTCGAAACCGTCGACACGTATGAGGGTACGTACGACGTCCACACGCTCATTCTGGGGCGAGACATCACCGGGTTCGACGCGTTCGGCGCGCCGGCAGGAGGCCGCGAAGCGGCCGGAGGTCCTGCGCCAGACGGGGCAGGAGGGAGCGGGGCGCCGCAGCCGCAGGCCACTCAGGCTCGTCGTTGA
- the solA gene encoding N-methyl-L-tryptophan oxidase: MTYDAIVVGLGAMGSAAAYHLARRGRRVLGLDGLPPGHRLGSSHGYTRVIRKAYFENPAYVPLLRRAYELWTELSEESVEPLYQRTGGLWLGAKSAAVVDGALASARTHGVAYELLSPADVRRRFPVFAPRDDMVALFEPDAGVLFPDPCILAHLSGAARAGAYLRYDQPVLRWEAGGERAAVETPAGRHEAGVVVVTAGPWAPALLRSLSLPIEATRRIVGWFAPAAPEQAPLLQADVCPVWICDLHGTNIYGVPDVGDGHGLKAAIHERGPACTPDTCRREVGEDEVAQLTEVLRKVLPAAAGRLIEAETCLYTMTPDWHFVIDRPAAQRTLLYATGFSGHGFKFAPVVGEILADLAVDGRTSHEVGFLSPARFAGATPQPRT; encoded by the coding sequence TTGACCTACGACGCCATCGTCGTCGGCCTCGGCGCGATGGGGAGCGCCGCGGCCTACCACCTGGCGCGCCGCGGCCGCCGCGTGCTCGGACTCGACGGGCTGCCGCCGGGGCACCGGCTCGGCTCGTCCCACGGCTACACCCGCGTCATCCGGAAGGCCTACTTCGAGAACCCCGCGTACGTCCCGCTGCTGCGGCGCGCGTACGAGTTGTGGACCGAACTGTCGGAGGAGTCGGTCGAGCCGCTGTATCAGCGGACCGGCGGGCTCTGGCTCGGGGCGAAATCGGCCGCCGTGGTGGACGGTGCGCTCGCGAGCGCCCGCACGCACGGCGTCGCGTATGAGCTGCTGAGCCCCGCCGACGTGCGGCGGCGGTTTCCCGTGTTCGCGCCGCGCGACGACATGGTCGCGCTGTTCGAGCCCGACGCCGGGGTGCTGTTCCCGGACCCGTGCATTCTCGCGCACCTGAGCGGCGCGGCGCGCGCCGGCGCGTACCTCAGATACGATCAGCCGGTGCTCCGCTGGGAGGCCGGCGGCGAGCGCGCCGCGGTCGAAACACCGGCCGGACGCCACGAAGCCGGCGTGGTGGTGGTGACGGCCGGCCCCTGGGCGCCGGCGCTGCTGCGCTCGCTGTCGCTGCCGATCGAGGCCACCCGCCGGATCGTCGGCTGGTTCGCGCCCGCCGCGCCGGAGCAGGCGCCGCTGCTGCAGGCCGATGTGTGTCCGGTCTGGATCTGCGATCTGCACGGCACCAATATCTACGGCGTCCCCGACGTCGGCGACGGGCACGGCCTGAAGGCGGCGATTCACGAGCGCGGGCCGGCCTGCACCCCGGACACCTGCCGGCGCGAGGTTGGAGAGGACGAGGTCGCGCAGCTGACCGAGGTGCTGCGCAAGGTTCTGCCCGCCGCGGCCGGCCGGCTGATCGAGGCGGAGACCTGTCTCTACACGATGACGCCCGACTGGCACTTCGTGATCGACCGGCCGGCTGCGCAGCGGACGCTCCTCTACGCGACGGGGTTCAGCGGCCACGGCTTCAAATTCGCGCCGGTCGTCGGCGAGATTCTCGCAGATTTGGCCGTCGACGGACGCACATCCCACGAGGTCGGGTTTCTCTCCCCGGCGAGATTCGCAGGCGCGACGCCGCAACCGCGTACGTGA
- a CDS encoding MFS transporter: MSDNNRTLHRRVTFLAGLGYGSNGVTLGVVSFALLGLAADWRLTPGQASFVTAAVGAGQLIGGVSAGYVADGLGRRRAFGITVGLSSLAAALAAAAPSLDWLVAAMLLMGIGFGGVAPVATSLVSEFAPADRRGALLGWTQVMWATGWLIAGVGGVLLAGTLGWRGTLAIGALPFALALAGPRLIPESPRFLLAHGRRREAEALVADLNQRYGVALDLPDQEQASRVSMLAHLRELWGPRFRRRTFLLWTVWFTMIGAFQGPIIWIPAMLQASAAWRPAEASVLVALMMLPPTIAATFTLDRYGRKPVIVAALGLAAVGAMVVAVAPTEAAFVLGGGALAGGVLAAWPVILAYASEMYPTRIRATATGWASAAGRAAGIAAPLLLAALMRTWTSGRFEALTVVAVALVAAVGIVLVLGEETAGRGLEEIAEYRAEVI; this comes from the coding sequence GTGAGCGACAACAACCGGACGCTGCACCGCCGCGTCACCTTCTTGGCGGGATTGGGCTACGGGTCCAACGGCGTGACGCTCGGGGTGGTGAGCTTTGCGCTGCTCGGCCTCGCGGCCGACTGGCGCCTGACCCCCGGGCAGGCGAGCTTCGTGACGGCGGCCGTCGGCGCCGGCCAATTGATCGGCGGGGTGAGCGCGGGGTACGTCGCGGACGGCCTCGGGCGGCGGCGGGCGTTCGGCATCACGGTCGGGCTCAGCAGTCTGGCCGCGGCGCTCGCCGCGGCGGCGCCGTCGCTCGACTGGCTGGTCGCGGCGATGCTGCTCATGGGCATCGGCTTCGGCGGCGTTGCCCCCGTTGCGACGAGCCTGGTCAGCGAGTTCGCGCCCGCCGACCGCCGGGGGGCGCTGCTGGGATGGACGCAGGTGATGTGGGCCACGGGGTGGCTCATCGCCGGCGTCGGCGGCGTTCTGCTCGCCGGCACCCTGGGCTGGCGCGGCACCCTCGCGATCGGGGCGCTGCCGTTCGCGCTGGCGCTCGCCGGCCCGCGGCTGATTCCCGAGTCGCCGCGGTTTCTGCTGGCCCACGGACGGCGGCGCGAGGCCGAGGCGCTGGTCGCCGATCTCAACCAACGCTACGGGGTCGCGCTCGACCTCCCGGACCAGGAACAGGCCTCGCGGGTCTCCATGCTGGCGCACCTCCGCGAGCTTTGGGGGCCCAGGTTTCGCCGGCGGACGTTTCTCTTATGGACGGTGTGGTTCACGATGATCGGCGCGTTTCAGGGACCGATCATCTGGATTCCCGCGATGCTGCAGGCGTCCGCGGCGTGGCGACCGGCGGAAGCGTCGGTGCTGGTCGCGTTGATGATGCTGCCCCCGACCATCGCCGCGACGTTCACCCTCGACCGGTACGGCCGGAAGCCCGTCATTGTCGCCGCGCTCGGACTGGCCGCGGTCGGCGCGATGGTCGTCGCGGTGGCCCCCACGGAGGCGGCGTTTGTGCTCGGGGGCGGAGCGCTGGCCGGCGGCGTCCTGGCCGCCTGGCCGGTGATCCTGGCGTATGCCTCCGAGATGTATCCGACGCGGATCCGCGCGACCGCGACCGGGTGGGCGTCCGCGGCCGGGCGCGCCGCGGGCATCGCGGCGCCGCTGTTGCTGGCGGCCCTCATGCGGACGTGGACCAGCGGCCGGTTCGAAGCCCTGACCGTCGTCGCGGTCGCGCTGGTCGCGGCGGTGGGGATCGTGCTGGTGCTGGGCGAAGAAACCGCGGGGCGCGGGCTCGAAGAGATCGCCGAGTACCGGGCCGAGGTGATCTGA
- the miaB gene encoding tRNA (N6-isopentenyl adenosine(37)-C2)-methylthiotransferase MiaB codes for MSSRFHIITQGCQMNVRDSEAMAGLLAQLGYAATDDPAEADVIILNTCTVREGAEDRAYGRLGELRALKRRRPGLLLGVAGCLVQQERERVLARAPWLDLVFGVHNIHRLPELLREARDGCMPVYEVWDRSDRDRPLSVLPAHRTGGVRGFVNIIHGCNKFCTFCIVPYVRGRERSVPPADVVAEVRGLAAQGVREVTLLGQNVDSYGHDLTPRRDLAALLELVHEVDGIERLRFTTSHPRDMTRRLIATVARLPKVCEHIHLPVQAGDDEILRRMHRAYTAAQYRETADAVRAEMPRASLTTDIIVGFPGETEEAFERTLRFAEDVRFDAVNTAMYSPREGTPAAAYPDQVADEDKRRRLAALNRMQERIAAEINTALIGATQDVLVEEPGRKGGMLGRTRTNKIVTFDGAADLIGRTVPVEIVEAGSWVLRGRRAAHAAGRQPA; via the coding sequence GTGTCTAGCCGGTTTCACATCATTACACAAGGCTGTCAGATGAACGTCCGCGACTCGGAGGCGATGGCCGGGCTGCTGGCGCAGCTGGGCTATGCCGCCACCGACGATCCGGCCGAGGCGGACGTCATCATTCTGAACACCTGTACCGTGCGGGAAGGCGCAGAGGACCGCGCCTACGGCCGCCTCGGCGAGCTGCGCGCGCTCAAGCGGCGGCGGCCCGGTCTGCTGCTCGGCGTCGCGGGCTGCCTCGTCCAGCAGGAACGCGAGCGCGTACTCGCGCGCGCCCCGTGGCTCGATCTCGTCTTCGGCGTTCACAACATTCACCGGCTGCCGGAGCTGCTGCGGGAGGCGCGCGACGGCTGCATGCCGGTCTATGAGGTGTGGGACCGGTCGGACCGCGACCGCCCGCTGTCCGTGCTGCCGGCCCACCGGACGGGCGGTGTGCGCGGCTTCGTGAACATCATCCACGGCTGCAACAAGTTCTGCACGTTCTGCATCGTCCCATACGTCCGCGGGCGCGAGCGGAGCGTGCCGCCGGCAGACGTCGTCGCGGAGGTCCGCGGCCTCGCCGCGCAGGGCGTCCGCGAGGTGACGCTCCTCGGACAGAACGTGGACAGTTACGGCCACGACCTGACGCCGCGCCGCGACCTCGCCGCGCTGCTCGAGCTCGTCCACGAGGTGGACGGCATCGAGCGGCTTCGGTTCACGACGAGTCATCCGCGCGATATGACCCGGCGCCTCATCGCCACCGTGGCCCGGCTGCCGAAGGTCTGCGAGCACATCCATCTGCCAGTGCAGGCGGGCGACGACGAGATTCTCCGCCGGATGCACCGCGCATACACCGCCGCCCAGTACCGCGAGACCGCCGACGCGGTTCGGGCTGAGATGCCGCGCGCCAGCCTGACGACCGACATCATCGTGGGCTTCCCCGGCGAGACCGAGGAGGCGTTCGAGCGGACGCTTCGATTCGCCGAGGACGTGCGCTTCGACGCGGTCAACACGGCGATGTACTCGCCGCGCGAGGGGACGCCGGCCGCGGCGTACCCGGATCAGGTCGCCGACGAGGACAAGCGCCGGCGGCTCGCGGCCCTCAACCGGATGCAGGAGCGCATCGCCGCCGAGATCAACACGGCGCTCATCGGCGCCACGCAGGACGTGCTGGTCGAGGAGCCGGGCCGCAAGGGCGGCATGCTGGGGCGGACGCGCACGAACAAGATCGTCACGTTCGACGGCGCGGCAGACCTGATCGGCCGAACGGTGCCGGTCGAGATCGTCGAGGCCGGCTCGTGGGTGCTGCGGGGACGGCGCGCGGCGCACGCCGCCGGCCGGCAGCCTGCATGA
- the mutL gene encoding DNA mismatch repair endonuclease MutL, with protein MTGPRIEVLPPAAAERIAAGEVVERPASVVKELIENSLDAGARRIAIEIDGAGSRLVRVSDDGAGIPAEQLAVAFERFATSKIRSADDLRRVSTYGFRGEALPSIAAVARVTIVTRPPDADTAATLTVTGGVRQAAAAASAAEGTTVTVEDLFYNTPARQRFLKSPGRESAVIVETVQALALAAPAVAFRLVDAGREILWMPPEPFEDRARRVLGPALKDHTLAIDAHGLTGITGVLGTPQVAQARRSHQWFVVNGRPVRSPLLARALDQAYHTLIPDGRVPAAVLHVRVAQELLDVNIHPRKAEVRFAEERVVFNDMVREVRRVLHAAALVHTAPGTARTAGGAGALAASDPEAVGPGAGVAEPSAGYGPPPGGGLDAAAPSLWAPEPAISTWPSIRVLGQLGLTYIVGDAGGDLVLIDQHAAHERVLYERLLARRRAGEAQAQGLVTPAVVELSAAEETLVSELGPALAAVGFEVDPFGRATVRLLAVPAIAADRDAITLFRSCLADLGGGREEHAARDLEERLAIATACHTAVRAGDRLDHAKMTALLDELAGAEDPYSCFHGRPTIVRLRGRDLERWFYRRM; from the coding sequence GTGACCGGTCCCCGCATCGAAGTCCTTCCGCCGGCCGCCGCCGAGCGCATCGCCGCGGGGGAAGTGGTCGAGCGCCCCGCCTCGGTCGTCAAAGAATTGATCGAAAACAGCCTCGACGCCGGCGCCCGCCGCATCGCGATCGAGATCGACGGCGCGGGCTCGCGGCTCGTCCGCGTGAGCGACGACGGCGCCGGCATTCCGGCGGAGCAGCTCGCGGTCGCGTTCGAGCGGTTCGCGACCAGCAAGATCCGGTCGGCGGACGATCTCCGCCGCGTGAGCACCTACGGCTTTCGCGGGGAGGCGCTGCCGAGCATCGCCGCGGTCGCCCGGGTGACGATCGTGACGCGGCCGCCCGACGCGGACACGGCGGCCACCCTCACGGTGACGGGGGGCGTGCGGCAGGCCGCGGCCGCGGCGAGCGCCGCCGAGGGCACCACCGTGACGGTCGAGGACCTATTTTACAACACGCCCGCCCGGCAGCGGTTTCTGAAGTCGCCGGGCCGGGAGAGCGCGGTGATCGTGGAGACCGTGCAGGCCCTGGCGCTCGCGGCGCCGGCGGTGGCCTTCCGCCTCGTCGACGCCGGCCGCGAGATTCTGTGGATGCCGCCGGAGCCGTTCGAGGACCGCGCCCGCCGCGTGCTGGGCCCGGCGCTCAAAGACCATACGCTCGCAATCGACGCGCACGGCCTCACCGGGATCACCGGTGTCCTCGGCACGCCCCAGGTCGCGCAGGCCCGCCGGAGCCATCAGTGGTTTGTCGTCAACGGCCGCCCGGTGCGCAGTCCCCTGCTGGCGCGCGCGCTCGACCAAGCCTATCACACGCTCATTCCGGACGGCCGCGTGCCGGCCGCCGTCCTGCACGTCCGGGTGGCGCAGGAGCTCCTCGACGTCAATATCCACCCGCGAAAGGCCGAAGTGCGGTTCGCCGAGGAGCGGGTCGTCTTCAACGATATGGTGCGCGAGGTCAGGCGCGTCCTCCACGCCGCCGCGCTGGTGCATACCGCGCCGGGGACGGCCCGCACCGCTGGAGGCGCCGGTGCCCTGGCCGCCTCCGATCCGGAGGCTGTGGGGCCGGGGGCCGGCGTTGCCGAGCCGAGCGCCGGGTACGGGCCGCCGCCAGGCGGCGGTCTCGACGCCGCGGCTCCATCGCTGTGGGCGCCGGAGCCGGCGATTTCGACGTGGCCGTCGATTCGCGTGCTCGGCCAGCTCGGCTTGACCTATATCGTTGGAGACGCGGGTGGAGATCTGGTGCTCATCGATCAGCACGCCGCGCACGAGCGCGTCCTGTACGAGCGCCTGCTCGCCCGGCGCCGGGCCGGGGAGGCGCAGGCGCAGGGCCTGGTCACGCCGGCCGTGGTCGAGCTGTCGGCGGCGGAGGAAACACTGGTGTCGGAGCTTGGTCCGGCGCTTGCGGCCGTCGGGTTCGAGGTCGACCCCTTCGGCCGCGCGACGGTCCGCCTGCTCGCGGTCCCGGCGATCGCCGCGGACCGCGACGCGATCACTCTGTTCCGGTCATGTCTCGCCGATCTCGGCGGCGGGCGCGAGGAGCATGCGGCCCGCGACCTCGAGGAACGGCTGGCGATCGCGACGGCGTGCCACACCGCCGTGCGCGCCGGCGATCGGCTCGATCATGCGAAGATGACGGCGCTGCTCGACGAGCTGGCGGGGGCCGAAGACCCCTACTCCTGCTTTCACGGACGCCCGACGATCGTGCGGCTGCGGGGACGCGACCTGGAGCGGTGGTTCTACCGGCGAATGTAG